The sequence AGACGAAGGTCGTATCCCTACCTGCCATGGCTATACTCAAGATACTAGCCTGGAGCGATCGCCCTGAGGGCGATAAGCACGCATCTGATGTTTTATTGATTCTTCGAAACTATCACCAAGCTGGTCAATTTGATCGACTTTACGCGGAATGTATGGACCTGCTCGAGGCCCATGTTTATGACGTCGAACTATCCGGGGCTGCCCTACTTGGCCGGGATGCTCAACGTGACATCACTCAGGAAACAAGAGATCAAGTTATTGCTGTATTCGCAAACCAGAAGAACTTTGAGAAATTCAACTCTCAAATGATGAAATCACACACTGGTGACGTGGAGCGTACAACGCTTTTACTTAATGGTTTTCTCCAGGAACTGAATCGCTATTAGTAGTGCAGACTTGAATCGTGAATCGCCACCAGTAGCTCAGACTCGTCTGATTCATAGTTCTTGCAAGATGAAAAACCAATTGATTGTGTCGGGGGGCCTGGGCGTCCTGCGAAGCACCTGGTTTGCGATCTCACAGCTGCCTGATCCAACGACGAGATCGGGTCTGGCCTGACTATCCCCCCTGCCCTGCAGAGGCTCCTGTCGCGCTCCATCACATACGGCTTGAGCTTCGGACGGTTTCTGTATGAGCTTTCCGTGACCAAGCACTTTGTGACTTTGTAGTTGAGTTTTTGCGGGGCGCGGCACATTCGATTCGAGTCTACTTTACATTATTTTTGCTCTGCAGCAATATATTTAGATTAGAGTGTCGCAGCCACCGATTGAGTCCGCAGCCGCAGCTGCCTTTCAAATTCATTTAACTTAGACCTGATGGAAACTTTGAGCATAGTGGTGCTGGCATTAATTTTTTTGTCTTTACCTGTCACCATTGCATGCGGAATTCTTGTCGCGCGGCTAAAAATAATTCGCACGGGGGGGCATGGAGCGGCAGGATGCGTTCTACTCTATATTGCGCAAGGCCTGGGGCTGCCGATAGTCGTTGTTGCTCTGGTTTCTGCCTTTTTGATGCTCCTCTCCATTGGCGGTGGCCCTGCATGGATTTGGCCTATCTTTTTCTATGGTCTCGTCACCTACTTTGCCATTGGTTGGGCCCTGGCGTGGATAGCTGTGGGATGTTGGTTTCTTGCGAAGCATTCTCTTGCTAGGATGAATCGCCACTCGTAGCTTAGAATCTCCTGATCCATAGTTTTGAAAGATGGAAAACCGATGGATCCTATTAGGGACTTGGGTGTCCAGCCAGACACCAGGGCTGCGATCTCGTCGCTACCGTATCCAACGACGAGATCGGGTCTGACGTACCAATCGCCCTGTCCTGCAGCGGCTACTACCGCGCTCAGGCAAAAGCCGCTTGAGCTTCGGTGGATTCCACCATGAACACTTCCGTGGCTAAACCCCTTGCAACGTTAATCTCGGGTTCCACGGGGCACCGCGCAATCGATTCGAGTTATCTTTCGCATCATTTCTGTTCAGCAACGATACATTTAAGTTAAAGTGTTGCGTTGATAGATTGAGTCCGCAGCCACTAGCGATTATTGCGAATCAGAATGTTACCGCCGACGGCCGTTTAGCCGTAGTTGAACTTGGATGTTAGACGTTGGGTATGACGAAAATTTACTTCTTGGCGAAAGATCAGATTCAACCGCTCGTCTCTGGCTATGGTGCAGGCCTAGCAAGCGACATGATCACTGTCGATGGTCTTCCGGTATGTTTCATGTATCGAGAAAGTCCTAGACACGACCACGATAGTGGATGGTGCTTCATGTCAGGGCAAGAAACTGATGAGTACGCAAACGACATCGAAAATCTCGCATATTACAATATGAATACGATCGTCAATTATGATCGTTCCATTATTCCTTTGCTAGACGCTCCGATCGGCTCGGCATTCGAACGAAATTCCGGTGATGAAGATTTCGTAGAAATTTTAGACTGGAATTCTACCGAAGACTGAACGTATTCGGTGCAGAACGCCTTGCTGCGTAAAGCAATGTCGGATTTCCATCCTCTGGACTTCAGCTAGCGGCTATAACCGGACCTTCACTTACGACTATTTTTGAGCGATAAATGACTGTAGATTTTGCGCCGCTGCTACCGCGTGACAAGCACGACACTGAAAGTGCCGCAGCTCTCATAGTTGAACCGTCTAGAGTCATTTCTCGTCATCTGTCCTGATCTTTACCAAGTGACTACGTACATTTTCACATTCACAATAGAGGATGAAAGTTCATGGTTGGAAATCGGGATTATCAGAGAGCAGTAGAGGACGGTCGCCGGAATCAAGAGGTTAAGGTTCTTATCCAGAACTGGTGCGGCCATGCACGGATCGAGAAGTTTGGGGGCACCGGCATGATTGAAAAAATAACCGGATTCCCGATCGGCAATCACTCTATGGGTTGTGACCATGCCCCTCCAGCTAGAATGGCGACTCGGTTGCTCGAAGACGCAGCACTAGACTTCTATGATCATAATTGTGTAGGTTGCAAACTGCGTCACCCATTGCGCCTGCCAAATCTTGTCCAAGTTGTGCTAGAGCGGGACCGAAAGAAAGCTGAATGGGAAGCAGACAAGACACGGACGGAGAAGGCTCTCAACGACGCATTCGACTCGCGCCAAAGAATTAGAGATGGACTTCGTCTAGATGCAACCGCACCCGTTGCTGCTTTAATTGAAGACATCCAGTTATTGGATCAAAAGCGAACGCAGGATGCGGCTGAGAAGATTCTCGCGACCGCTAGTCTGGCTCCTGAAGTTTTCACCGGCGCTCTAGTCGAGCACCTTTTCAACTTGGTCGAAGCGAGCGAGACCTGGGCTTCGGATACTGCGCTCCGCTGCCTAAGTTTGCTTTCCGCTGACTACGAGCGACTTGTAGCGTGCGCGATGCATCGCATCTCAAGCGGAAGCGACTTAGCTATTGCTGGTGAGATTCTAGTTTCTCATCTTAATTTGGTTAAGGAAGAACAGGTTGGCGCTGCTGTAAAAAGCCTTTGTTTTTACGCGGCGCCTCCGCGTAATCAATTTGACTTCTCAGAGCCTGAGCGGCACCCTGAGCCACTGCAGGCGCTGGCGGTGATGTTTGCGAAGCCGGTCGAAAAAGCACTTGATACTTTGATTGGCAGCAGGGTGGCCAAGGATGTGAGTGTCGCAGCCAGAGTCATGCATTTGCTGTATGTCGACGTCACGTTTCCTGTAGGACTAGTGCGCGGCTTGGCCGCTAAGTTAGTGCGGATCGACACCTTGCTAGATAGCGATAGAGATTCGGAAATAGACGGCATCGCTCTTGATCTGAGTCGTGCGCTGGTCTCCGCCTTTCACGCTGATGACCAACAGGTGGATACGTTGCTTGCAAACTACTATACCAGTGCTTCTAGTATCGGAGAGGCACGTATCGCAGGCGTGTATTCTGATCTGCTGAGACTCCCCCAAAGTCGGTTCGATTCTGAAGAGCCAATCCTAAATCTCAAACCGTATGGAACAGCCCTTAGGCGGATTTTACAATGGGCCTCTGTTAGCCAAAATACCGAAGTGCTCAAGGAGGTTCATGAGGCGTTGAGACACTTTCCTGACCAACTCGCTCCGGTCGTAACTGAGCAGATTGAGTTCCTGCTGGGCACCGCTGCATTGGTGGACCAAGCACTTCAGAATTTAATGGATTCCAAAATCGCACCTGAAGATGCGGATAACTTTCTTGCACACTTGGAGCGTGACAGCAAAATTCAGCAAGTTGCTGGACTACGCGCTGCCATCCTTGAATGGGTGAGCAGCGCAGCAGCAGTGAATTCGATTGCTGCTGATAACTTCATCAGCTTCATCAACAGCGATGTGCCGTGGCCAGAGCAGTTTCGCAGCGCCCTCGTTAAGGCGCTGCCGCCGCTTATGAAAACAGGAGCGTCAGTTAATGCAGTCCTTCCTTACCTTTACGGAGCATTGGTCGGCGAGTCGGCATTAGTAAGGATGGCGGGAGCGCGCGCATTGCAGGAGTTGCGTAGTTCTCGTGTGAAGGACCTTCCGTCCTTGGTACATGACGCATTCCTCTTATTGCTAGCCGACCCCATCAAAGGGGTGCATCAATCCGCAGTTAATACGTTAACCCGCATCTCGCTTCCTGAGGAATATGGCCGCCAAATTAACCTGCGATTGCTGAATATCTTTGAAGCCTATTCGCAATCCATCGGTGAGGATGCGGAGTTTCTCGTCACTTGCGTTGATTTGTTGGTTAGCAGACTGCATAAGGACGTGTCTGCTCTTGCTAAATGGGGACCCATTTTTATTGCGGTTTTGTTGAATCTTGATGCGGCAACAGTTCTGAGGCGAAGTCATTTGTGGATGTTAAAGCGCCTCATACACGTTGAAGGCTTTCCTGATTTATTGCTTAGACTTTTACAGTATGCCCGGGAAGTCGAGCACCATGATGAAGAATTAGTCACGTTGTTACGTGAACTTCCTGAGAGTGGAGTGCAACTTATCCAGGATAAGTTAGCGAACTTTTGCCAGGATTTGGCATTCGGTCGAGTACTTGGCGCAGCCTGCATCGAGGTGTTAACCGCAGCAGATGCGTGGGATGCTGCCGTCGAAGTTGCCAATCAGTCGCATCAATCGTTAGGCGATTCTATTCAGATGAAGGTCCGCAAACAATACGCAGAGTTGACATTGCTAGCGACAAAGTTGGAGCAGCACTTGGCAAAAGGGGCTGTTCCGGAAGCACTCGAATGTAGTGACAAATGGCACAGGGTATTACGAGGGATTCAAAAATCCAGAGGAAATCAATGAGGCATAACTTTGTGTCGCCTGAAGTCTTGGCATCGCGGTTCACCGCCATGGAAGCGCTGCTGCGATTTCCCGCAACCGTTGGGGCTCTTGACCTGAATTCCGTGGCCGGCGATCTCGATTCGATCTCCGCATCACTTTCGAGCTCGAACGCCGCCGTCGCGTATGCTGCATTCGCTGGGATGACTCGCATCGCTGGGACTCTAGCACAATGGCACGACGCAGTAATAGGTGCGCTCCCTGATGCGGATCGGTTCTTGCGAAGCGCAAAGGCACGTTATCAACCATGGCTGAGAGAGTACGAAAGCCAGTGTGCGGCAAATAAATTTGTTCATGCTAGCGCCTCATTACCGGATGTATCAAGCTTAGACGATGCTGTGCGGTTTGTTAACGCAATTGGCGCGGTTCCTTTACCCATTGGGGTGCTGGCTCAAGACCGACCTTTTGCCGGAGATTACGGAGCTCAGTCTAAAACTGAATCAGAAGCTGAGCCACTTCAGCTTACAGTCGCTTTTCTAAAATTTGAAATTGACTCAGTAGGCGTGCAGGACATACACCAACTAACGCCGGGAGAGGTGCACGACCTGGAGCTCGAAATTCGGGTATCGAGGTGGCCTGTGGAACAGAGTGAGTTGAAATTGATACCGTACTCTGTCGAACTGGCTTCTACTTACGATTTCCCTAGTTTCAGTTTTCCTCGTCCTCACGGTGAGCCGCCCTATATCCTCCGTCAGCGCGGCCGAGCCCTTTTAAAGGCTACTCAAGGATTGCACGCTAGGCCATTCGAATTTAAGTACGCGGCAGAGTTCTTACCACCTAAGACTGAGCAGCCCGTTGCCGTTGTTGGGCATCGCACCCTTCTGATTGATGGGACTGATCCATCACGCACCATCTGCGGCTATCCGGCGATGGATCAGCGCCTGCTTGAAGTTCGTAACACTCTGCGTAGAACGCCGCAGCTGCCGGAGTTGGAGTTGCGAGACTTTCTAATGGTTCTTGCTCCGCTTTTTAATCTCGCCGGCAGTGCCGTTCAGGATGCACTGTTCCCAGGGAAGCATTCTGAAGCCGAGTTTCAACAGGAGGTACGAGCCGCGTTGCGACGAGTTCCGTCAATAGGCGTCGAACTGGAGGAACATGCCAGCGCTGCGGGTGGCATCACGGATTTGTCCTTTAGGGGAATTCCCATAGAGCTGAAGGTCGAACGCTCTGTTCTTTTTTCACTGCAGAAGGCAGGGCGATTTCTCTCGCAAACGGCTTCCTATGCAGTCGCAAAAGGGAAGACGACAGGGGTGCTCTGCATCTTGGATTGCAGTGAAAAGAATGGCCCACCACGTGATCCCGCGCAATTGATCGCAATTCAATCCGCTGAAAATGGAGTACGAATTTGTGTACTGGTGGTGCAGGGAAATCTGCTAAAGCCGAGTGCTCTTTCCCGGTAGATTCGGTCATGTGTGAGTATTTCCATATGAACCTATGTATTCACGCTCACTCCACCAGAGTTCAGTACTTTCGTTGCCTTCGTTATACATGCGCCGAATGGCTTATGTGCAATCGTGATCTGAGTCACCACAAGTAGCTAGGACAATCCTGATCCATAGTTCTCGGAAGATGAAAGATCGATGGATCGTGTTAGGGTTTGGGTGTCCTGCCAGACTCCTGGTGTGCGATCTCGTAGCTTGGCTGATCGACCAACGACCTAGACGCTGGCCTGTCTATCCCCTGCCCTGCAGAGACTCCAGCGGCGCTCAAGCAAGAGTTGCTTGGGCTTCGTCGGGTTGCACTAAACACTTTGCGACGTTGTAGCTGAGGTTTTACGGGGCGCCGACTTTGACTTGATGCGTTGCCGGTGCTAGAAGTTTTTGGGGTCGCCGCCACCGCCGGTCCAAGCGTTTGAACGTCGATCGGTACTGCAACGCATCGTGCT comes from Janthinobacterium sp. 64 and encodes:
- a CDS encoding DUF2185 domain-containing protein, with product MTKIYFLAKDQIQPLVSGYGAGLASDMITVDGLPVCFMYRESPRHDHDSGWCFMSGQETDEYANDIENLAYYNMNTIVNYDRSIIPLLDAPIGSAFERNSGDEDFVEILDWNSTED